Below is a genomic region from Methylobacterium sp. FF17.
ATAGGCGAGGGCGCTGAAGTGATCCACACCGAGCACCTGCGCCGCATAGGCCGCGAGGGACTGGACCCCCTGGGCATGCACGCGGAACCGGGCTTCCTCCGTGCGCACGAAGAGCATCTCGGCCGCGCGTTCACGTTCCTCGAAGAATCGCGACATCGGACGTTTCCTTCCCGATCGAGAACAGCCTCGCTGTGCGAATACTGGTCGTTCGACGAGGTTAAGACTGGAGGAGCGCCTCCGCTTTCACAAACAGCAAACCGCCTCGACGGCGGGAGGCCGGTCCGTCGCGCGGGTTCCCGTCGGCCCGCAGGCCAAGGTGCGGCGGACGGTATGGGGTCGGGCGTTCCCAAGATGCGTTCGGCATCAGCCGCCGTTCAGACAAGCTTCCGTGGAACAACGCAAAGTCTAGGCTCGCGTCCTGTCACGAAACCGCAGGCTCAACCGCCCGCTAGATCGGGGCGGGTTGTATCGCCGCGGGCGATGTCGGCGTCATAGGACCTCGGCAATCCGCTCCGTTGCCTTCGCGGTTCCGTCATCTGGCGGACGAACCGCGCGGATCGCGGCGGATGCTTCGAGCCGGTAAGCGTTCTTTAACGGACGCCTCCGAAACTCGCCAAATGAGGGAGTTTTACAACCAGATACACCGGGCGGGGCGGCGGTTCCGGGGCGGCGAGGGTGGTGCGGTCGCCCTGATCTTCTCTCTGGCCCTGATCCCGATGCTGATGCTCGCCGGCATCGTCATCGATTACGGCGCCAACTCGAACGCGCGCCAGCAGGCGCAGAACAGCGTCGATGCGACGGTCCTGGCCCTCGCCAAGCTGCCGCCCGCGACGAGCGACGCCGTCCTGCGGGACAAGGCCACCAAGCAGATCACGGCGGCGATGACGCGGACCCAGGCGGAAGGCGTCACGGTCGCGCTGCAACGGTCCGACGACACGATCCGGGTCACGCTGAGCGCCACGACGCCGACCACGCTGACCCGGCTGGGGGGCTTCAGCAGCCTGCCCCTCGTGGTGTCGGGAAGCGCGCGGCGCGGATCCGGCAACCTGGAGGTCGCGCTGGTCCTCGACAACACGGGGTCCATGCGGGGCACGAAGCTGACGAACCTCAAGGCCGCCGCGACGGACCTCGTCGCCAGCCTGTTCCGGGAGGTCGATCCCGCCAGGCCGAACGCCCTCCGGATGGCGGTCGTCCCGTTCTCGATGACCGTCAATGTGGGCGCCGCGAATGCGGGGGCGAGCTGGATCGACAAGGACGGGCTCGCCTCCTACCATTCCCAGATCTTCGCATCGAAGGCGAACCGGCTGACGCTCTTCGGCCGGCTCGGCGTTCCCTGGGGCGGCTGCGTCGAGGGGCGCCCGATGCCCTACGACGTCTCCGAGACGGCGGCGACGACGGGAAACCCCGACACCCTGTTCGTGCCCTACTTCGCACCCGACGAGTCGGACCGCGACGGGAACTCGGTGAACGACTACCTCTACGACTATCCGCTGTTCGGGGGGCTGCTCGTCCTCGACAACCGGGTGCGGCAGGGCCAGGTCGCCAAGTACGGCACGGCCTACAAGGTCTCGAAGACGGACCGTTCCGGGGGCCCGAACGGCTACCTGTACGGGCCCAATGCCGGGTGCGAGCTGCAGCCGATCACGCCCCTGACGACCTCGCAGGCGACCCTGACGAGCGCGATCGGCGCGATGACGCTGAGCGGCGACACCAACATCCCCCTGGGCCTCGTCTGGGGCTGGCACGCGCTCTCGCCCTTCGGCCCCCTGGTGAAGGGCGCCGATTACACGGACCAGACCGTGCGGAAGTTCGTCGTGCTGATGACGGACGGACAGAACCAGGTCGGGAACCCGCTTTCGGACAACGCCTCGTTCTATTCGGGCACGAGCTACATCTGGGCCAACCGGATCGGCACGGTCTCGTCGGATCTGGGCGCGCGGACCCGGGCCCTGGATGCGCGCCTCTCGACCCTCTGCGCCAACATGAAAGCGGCCGGGATCCAGATCTTCACCGTGCGGGTCGAGGTCACGGACGGGACGAGCGATCTCCTGCGGACCTGCGCGACGAGCCCGAGCATGTTCTTCGACGTCGCGGATTCCGCCGATCTGACCACCGCCTTCAAGTCGATCGGCGCGCAGATCAGCGAACTCCGGATCTCCCGGTGACGGCGCCGTGACGCACGCGCAGCCCCGCGCCGGATTCCGCCTGCGCCTCGCCCGCTTCGCGCGGGCCCGCGACGGGGCGACGGCCGTCGAGTTCGCCCTGGTCGCGCTGCCGTTCCTCATCCTCCTCTGCGCCATCTTCGAATCCTGCCTCCTGACCTTCGCGCAGCAGACCCTGAACAACGCGGTCGATCGCGCCGGGCGCCAGGTCTTCACCGGCACCTTCCAGGAGGGCTACGACGGCACCCCCGCCGTCGAACGGTTCCGGACCGCGCTCTGCGCCGGACCGACCCTCTTCGACTGCAATGCCGTCAAGCTGGAGGTGACGACTTCCCAGACCTTCGCGGCGGTCGCGGCATCCGACCCCTACGACGCGAACGCGAAGGCCCTGTCGTCGAGCTTCGGCGCGCGGTTCCAGTGCCCGGCGGGCAACGACGTGGTCACGATCCGCGCCGCCGTGGTGGTGCCCCGGTTCTTCACGATCCTCGACCTCTCGCCGCGCAAGGTCGGCGCGGGCAGCCAGCTCATCGTCGCCACCGCCGTGTTCCGCGCCGAGCCCTACGCCGCGGGGCGCTGCTGATGCGCCGCTTCGCACGCTGCGCGGACGGGATCGCGGCCCTGGAGTTCGCCCTCGTCGCCCCGATCCTGCTCCTGCTGCTGATGGGCTCCATCGAGCTGCCCAGGGCCTACGGCACCAGCCAGGGACTGCTGCGCGCGGTGCGCACCATGGCCGACCTGATCTCCCGCGGCAGCGTGACCAGCGTGGACGACGTCTACGCGGCGGGGGCGGCGGTGACCTTCCCCGACAACACCGCGGGCGCCGGCATCGTCCTGACGGCGGTGGGCGTCTACCAGAAGGGGACGAGCCTGGAGGCGCGGGTCTGCTCCAGCGTCGCGCGCAACGCGACGGCCCGGGTGGTGGGCAGCGTCGTCGACCCGCCCCCCGAGACCCAGATGACGGCCGGGGCCCGCTACGTCATGGCGGAGGCGACGTTCCCCTACACGCCGATCTTCGACATCGTCCCGGGGCTCAGGGGCCTCGTCCTCGCGCGGCAGGCCGCCTGGCCGATGCGCGGGACAGGGAGCGGCGCCGCGACCGAGACGATCCTGCCCGGCGGCAGGTCCTGTCCCGCCGCCTAGCGGGCCGGCATGCGCCGGATCCGGTCGATGTTCCCGGTGGAGAGGTCGGTGTAGAGGCTGCGCCCGGACGTCTCGGGCGCGGCCGTCCTCGGGGCCGCGCGCGGCCGGGCCGCCTCGGGGCTGGTCTCGACACCGGCGCTTCGCCGCCCGTTGACGTAGTAGCTGCGCACCGTCGTCCGGTAGGGGGGCGTATCCCCGCAGCCCTCGCAGATCGAGGTCGTCCAGGATTGCCAGAGGCCGTTCGTCTTCTCGTCGACCGAGGCGGCGCGCTCGCGATGGGCCGAGGCGAGCTGCAGCGTGTCGAGATCCTTCGTCGGCGCTGGCGCGGCCCGGGGCGGGGCCGCCGCAGCCTCGCCGGTCACCGTGATCGGGGCGGTGGCGCTCGACTGGGCGAGCGCGGTTCCGCCGAGGCAGGCGAAGGCCAGGAGCGAGCTTCGCAGGCGCATGGATGACTCCCGTTCTGAATGGAACGGGATCAATGCATGATGTTCGCCTCCGGTTTGGCCGACTAATCCCTTCGCCCCAACCCGAACGGCAAATCTTTGGAGGTATCGAATTCGAGAGGAGAGATCTCGCGCCGTCGCAGGGTCGGCCGGACCGGTCACGACGTCGGCGGCCCCCGCCCTAGCGGCGCGGCGGGGCGGATTTCGGCCTGGGCATCTTCACCACCGTGTTGCGCGGCTTGCCGAAGGGCCGCAGCGGCGCCTTGGCGGCCAGGGCGGCGCGGGCGATCTCCTGGGGG
It encodes:
- a CDS encoding TadE/TadG family type IV pilus assembly protein — its product is MREFYNQIHRAGRRFRGGEGGAVALIFSLALIPMLMLAGIVIDYGANSNARQQAQNSVDATVLALAKLPPATSDAVLRDKATKQITAAMTRTQAEGVTVALQRSDDTIRVTLSATTPTTLTRLGGFSSLPLVVSGSARRGSGNLEVALVLDNTGSMRGTKLTNLKAAATDLVASLFREVDPARPNALRMAVVPFSMTVNVGAANAGASWIDKDGLASYHSQIFASKANRLTLFGRLGVPWGGCVEGRPMPYDVSETAATTGNPDTLFVPYFAPDESDRDGNSVNDYLYDYPLFGGLLVLDNRVRQGQVAKYGTAYKVSKTDRSGGPNGYLYGPNAGCELQPITPLTTSQATLTSAIGAMTLSGDTNIPLGLVWGWHALSPFGPLVKGADYTDQTVRKFVVLMTDGQNQVGNPLSDNASFYSGTSYIWANRIGTVSSDLGARTRALDARLSTLCANMKAAGIQIFTVRVEVTDGTSDLLRTCATSPSMFFDVADSADLTTAFKSIGAQISELRISR
- a CDS encoding TadE/TadG family type IV pilus assembly protein → MTHAQPRAGFRLRLARFARARDGATAVEFALVALPFLILLCAIFESCLLTFAQQTLNNAVDRAGRQVFTGTFQEGYDGTPAVERFRTALCAGPTLFDCNAVKLEVTTSQTFAAVAASDPYDANAKALSSSFGARFQCPAGNDVVTIRAAVVVPRFFTILDLSPRKVGAGSQLIVATAVFRAEPYAAGRC
- a CDS encoding TadE/TadG family type IV pilus assembly protein, which produces MRRFARCADGIAALEFALVAPILLLLLMGSIELPRAYGTSQGLLRAVRTMADLISRGSVTSVDDVYAAGAAVTFPDNTAGAGIVLTAVGVYQKGTSLEARVCSSVARNATARVVGSVVDPPPETQMTAGARYVMAEATFPYTPIFDIVPGLRGLVLARQAAWPMRGTGSGAATETILPGGRSCPAA